A window from Physeter macrocephalus isolate SW-GA chromosome 11, ASM283717v5, whole genome shotgun sequence encodes these proteins:
- the PEAK1 gene encoding inactive tyrosine-protein kinase PEAK1 isoform X3, protein MSACNTFTEHVWKPGECKNCFKPKSLHQLPPDPEKAPVTHGNKTNANHSNNHRIRNTGNFRPPVAKKPTIAVKPTMMVADGQSMCGELSIQEHCENKPVIIGWNRNRMALNQKPLNNNNEDDIEGFSHVPKPYGNNDSAKKISNNNSGLTEVLKEIAGLDTTPPIKGNETNSRETFLGRINDCYKRSLERKLPPSCMMGGIKDTQGKHVILSGSTEVISNEGGRFCYPEFSSGEESEEDVLLSNMEEEHESWDESDEELLAMEIRMRGQPRFANFRANTLSPVRFFVDKKWNTVPLRNKSLQRICAVDYDDSYDEILNGYEENSVVSYGPGSIQSMVSSESTSPDSSLTEESRSETASSLSQKICNVGIAPGNPGDSKDMKESEPNYESLSGNNQEKDSSQASKSSIKVPETHKAVLALRLEEKDGKIAVQTEKQESKAPTDITGQAVTINLVPVEEQAKPYRVVNLEQPLCKPYTVVDVSAAMASEHLEGPISPKTKSSSSTPNSPVTSPALTSGQISAHFQKSSAIRYQEVWTSSTSPRQKIPKVELISGGTGPNVPPRKNCHKSAPTSPTATNISSKTIPVKSPNLSEIKFNSYNNAGMPPFPIIIHDEPTYARSSKNAIKVPIVINPNAYDNLAIYKSFLGTSGELSVKEKTTSVVSHTYEEIETESKVSDNTTSKSTECPQAKGFLNSTERKRGSVAQKVQEFNSCLNRGQSSPQRSYSSSHSSPTKLQRTTQEPVAKTESTQESQTTSSSSTREKASAVLSQIVASIQPPQSPPEMPQSGPKACSVEELYAIPPDASAAKSTPKSTPVRPKSLFTSQPSGEAEAPQTTESPTTKVQKEPLTKPVTTPPSKLVTNPQSEPPPPFPPPRSTSSPYHASNLLQRHFTNWTKPTSPTRSTEAESVLHSEGSRRAADAKPKRWISFKSFFRRRKTDEEDDKEKDREKGKLVGLDGTVIHMLPPPPVQRHHWFTEAKGESSEKPAIVFMYRCDPAQGQLSVDQGKARAEQSAVTEKGRAEDGLLQDSEKKKRSHSSPSQIPKKILRAI, encoded by the coding sequence ACCACCGAATCAGGAACACCGGAAATTTCCGGCCTCCTGTGGCTAAAAAACCCACTATAGCTGTGAAACCCACTATGATGGTGGCAGATGGGCAAAGTATGTGTGGTGAGCTTAGTATCCAAGAACACTGTGAGAACAAACCTGTCATCATAGGATGGAACCGAAACAGGATGGCCTTGAATCAGAAAccacttaataataataatgaagatgaTATTGAAGGATTTAGCCATGTTCCTAAGCCTTATGGGAATAATGATAGTGCAAAGAAGATATCAAATAACAATAGTGGACTAACTGAGGTGTTAAAGGAGATAGCAGGCTTGGATACCACCCctccaataaaaggaaatgaaacaaactCCAGAGAAACATTCTTAGGAAGAATAAATGATTGCTATAAACGATCACTGGAAAGAAAGCTTCCACCAAGTTGCATGATGGGTGGCATAAAGGATACTCAGGGCAAGCATGTTATTCTGAGTGGGAGCACAGAAGTGATCAGTAATGAAGGGGGTCGGTTCTGTTACCCAGAGTTTTCTAGTGGCGAAGAGAGTGAGGAAGATGTGCTTTTGAGTAACATGGAGGAGGAGCATGAGAGCTGGGATGAGAGTGATGAAGAACTGCTGGCCATGGAGATTCGCATGAGAGGGCAACCTCGCTTTGCCAACTTTAGGGCAAACACTTTGTCTCCTGTGCGATTCTTTGTGGACAAAAAATGGAATACTGTCCCCCTGCGAAATAAATCTCTGCAAAGAATCTGTGCTGTAGACTATGATGACAGTTATGATGAAATCCTGAATGGTTATGAAGAGAATTCTGTGGTCTCCTATGGACCAGGAAGCATTCAGAGCATGGTGTCATCTGAGTCCACATCCCCAGATTCCTCTTTAACAGAAGAATCACGTTCTGAGACAGCCAGTAGTTTATCCCAGAAGATTTGTAATGTGGGAATAGCTCCTGGTAACCCGGGAGATTCTAAGGACATGAAGGAAAGTGAGCCCAATTATGAAAGCCTCTCTGGTAATAATCAGGAGAAGGACTCATCACAAGCATCCAAAAGCTCAATAAAAGTTCCAGAGACGCACAAAGCAGTCCTTGCTCTCCGATTAGAAGAGAAGGATGGCAAGATTGCCGTACAAACTGAGAAGCAAGAAAGTAAAGCCCCTACAGATATTACTGGGCAAGCAGTAACAATAAACCTCGTTCCTGTAGAAGAGCAAGCAAAGCCCTACCGAGTTGTGAATCTGGAACAGCCTTTGTGCAAGCCATATACTGTCGTGGATGTGTCAGCAGCCATGGCCAGTGAGCACCTCGAGGGCCCTATTAGTCCCAAGACGAAAAGCTCATCTTCTACTCCAAACTCTCCAGTGACATCACCTGCACTGACATCAGGACAAATAAGTGCCCATTTCCAAAAATCCAGTGCAATCCGCTACCAGGAAGTATGGACTTCCAGTACCAGTCCACGACAAAAGATACCTAAGGTGGAATTAATTAGCGGTGGGACTGGACCAAATGTCCCTCCGAGGAAAAACTGTCACAAATCAGCACCTACTTCACCCACAGCTACAAACATTTCCTCCAAAACCATCCCTGTTAAGTCACCTAATTtgtctgaaataaaatttaatagttaTAACAATGCCGGTATGCCACCTTTTCCAATTATCATTCATGATGAGCCAACTTATGCTCGGAGTTCCAAAAATGCTATCAAAGTTCCCATTGTAATCAATCCAAATGCATATGACAATCTAGCCATTTACAAAAGTTTTCTCGGAACAAGTGGAGAACTTTCAGTGAAGGAAAAAACCACAAGTGTAGTAAGCCATacttatgaagaaatagaaactgaaaGCAAAGTGTCCGATAACACCACTAGCAAATCCACTGAATGTCCCCAAGCTAAAGGGTTTTTAAACAGCACAGAGCGTAAAAGGGGTTCAGTGGCTCAGAAGGTTCAGGAGTTTAACAGCTGTCTTAACAGAGGTCAGTCCTCACCACAGAGGAGCTACAGTTCCAGCCACAGCTCCCCAACAAAGCTCCAGAGAACCACTCAAGAACCTGTggccaaaacagaaagcactcaGGAGTCTCAGACaacaagcagcagcagcaccagggAGAAAGCAAGTGCTGTGCTTTCTCAGATTGTGGCTTCTATCCAGCCCCCACAGTCTCCTCCAGAAATGCCCCAGTCTGGCCCTAAAGCTTGCAGTGTGGAAGAGCTTTATGCCATTCCTCCCGATGCCAGTGCTGCTAAGAGTACACCTAAGAGTACACCAGTCCGGCCCAAGTCTCTCTTCACATCCCAGCCCAGTGGTGAGGCTGAAGCACCTCAGACCACAGAAAGTCCTACCACCAAAGTACAGAAAGAGCCACTCACAAAGCCAGTCACCACCCCTCCCTCCAAATTAGTGACTAACCCCCAAAGTGAGccaccacccccctttcccccaccaCGCTCGACTTCCTCCCCTTACCATGCAAGTAACCTTTTGCAGAGGCATTTCACCAACTGGACCAAGCCAACTAGCCCTACCAGGTCAACGGAAGCTGAATCAGTTTTGCACTCTGAAGGCAGCAGGCGGGCAGCTGATGCAAAACCTAAACGCTGGATATCATTTAAAAGTTTCTTCCGCCGTCGGAAAACAGATGAAGAGGACGACAAAGAGAAAGACCGAGAGAAAGGGAAACTGGTGGGCCTGGATGGCACAGTCATCCACatgctgccccctcctccagttCAGCGCCATCACTGGTTCACAGAGGCAAAAGGAGAGTCCAGCGAGAAGCCAGCCATCGTCTTCATGTACAGGTGTGACCCTGCCCAAGGCCAGCTCAGTGTGGATCAGGGCAAAGCCAGGGCAGAGCAGTCAGCAGTCACAGAGAAGGGTAGAGCAGAGGATGGGTTACTACAGgactcagagaagaagaaaaggagtcaTTCTTCTCCATCACAGATTCCTAAGAAAATTCTCAG